In Vespa velutina chromosome 1, iVesVel2.1, whole genome shotgun sequence, the following proteins share a genomic window:
- the LOC124954960 gene encoding uncharacterized protein LOC124954960, with amino-acid sequence MEDTIDQNLAQIDPLAEPLTRKEMEWFENNKQVELNQQQPQTQSSYFQSANFTETTSNAQWWKNSPITSIDLLSEHQEMSSTTTFPLLNDIPSPSHVVQDLEHNNKKPMKSKESKTEKRNKNNIQRAKHPERWKVNIKKNARLRGEQYVGVGGKIVPAKTMGPPCNCRMHCSKKIDEQAREELHKVFWKTCTWEQRKQYIALSVKESPKQRTRCRGTIKAEERRQVTFTYSLLLKGDFITVCKCMFLSTFSVSEKFVRHAMDKKRSSPGGIIGPDQRGRHTPKTKKSEAVKERIREHIKSFPIERSINPKDGNEKSYLDSRLSIATMHKSYVLKCQEEGVPESDIVKESYYREMFKTEFDLCFKRTKTKDKKFIPDITDSKTKIDN; translated from the exons atggAAGATACAATAGATCAAAACTTAGCACAAATAGATCCATTAGCAGAGCCTCTCACAAGAAAGGAAATGGAATGGTTTGAGAATAATAAGCAAGTGGAATTAAACCAACAACAACCACAAACCCAATCGTCTTAtt TTCAATCTGCTAATTTTACTGAGACAACAAGCAATGCACAATGGTGGAAAAATTCTCCTATTACCTCAATAGATCTACTGTCAGAACACCAAGAGATGTCATCTACAACAACCTTTCCATTACtga ATGATATACCATCACCTTCACATGTTGTACAAGACCTAGAACATAACAATAAAAAGCCTATGAAATCTAAAGAAtcgaaaacagaaaaaaggaataaaaataatatacaacgaGCTAAACACCCAGAAAGAtggaaagtaaatattaaaaagaatgcGAGATTAAGAGGAGAACAGTATGTTGGAGTTGGAg GAAAGATAGTGCCAGCTAAAACAATGGGACCACCATGCAATTGTCGTATGCATTGCAGTAAAAAAATAGACGAACAAGCACGAGAAGAATTGCATAAAGTATTTTGGAAAACATGTACATGGGAACAAAGAAAGCAATACATTGCACTTTCTGTAAAAGAATCACCTAAACAAAGAACTCGTTGTCGTGGAACTATTAAAGCAGAAGAACGTAGACAAGTTACATTTACCTACTCCCTACTTTTAAAAGGTGATTTTATAACAGTTTGTAAATGTATGTTTTTAAGTACATTCTCGGTATCTGAAAAATTCGTACGACATGcaatggataaaaaaagatcttctCCTGGTGGTATTATTGGACCTGATCAAAGAGGAAGACATACGccaaagacaaaaaaaagtgaagctgttaaagaaagaattcgTGAACATATCAAATCATTCCCAATAGAAAGATCAATAAATCCTAAGGacggaaatgaaaaaagttatcTAGATTCTAGATTGAGTATTGCTACAATGCATAAATCATATGTTTTAAAGTGTCAGGAAGAAGGTGTTCCAGAAAGtgatattgtaaaagaaagtTATTACAGAGAAATGTTTAAAACAGAATTTGATCTATGTTTTAAACGTAccaaaacaaaagataaaaaatttattcctgATATTACTGATagtaaaacgaaaatagataattaa